The DNA segment TTGCGCTGAATCTTTACAATGAGATCTACATGGAGATAAAAGGCCATAAACTTGAAATTGATGTTGAAGGGGAAGGCATTTTAAATATAGATCGAAATGAAGAAAATCTCGTCTACAAAGCGGCGAAAAAAATTTTTGACAAGGCAAATATTTCGATAGATGGACTTTACATAAAGTCTAAAAATGGCATACCAACGGGAAGTGGCTTAGGAAGCAGCGCAGCGGCTATAGTAGGTGGTCTTGTGGCCGCAAACGCCTTAATCGGCAACCCTTTTAACCGCGATGAGATATTAGATATAGCCTCATCGATGGAAGGCCATGCTGACAATGTATCGCCTGCTTTAAACGGCGGCTTCAATGTGGCTACTTTCGACGGGAAAAGGACTTATTTTGTAAAAAAAGAGTTGGACGGCAACATTGAGTTTTTGGCTTTTTACCCTAAAAGAGAGCTTTTGACCTCAAAGGCAAGAGGCGTGCTGCCGTCTATCATCGAGTTTAGAAGTGCGGTGTTTAACGTGGGAAGGTCATCGCTTTTTACGGCATCAATGTTTTCAGGCAGATACGATTTGCTTAAATACGCCTCGCAGGACATGCTGCATCAGGTGTACAGAAAAGAATTCATTAATGAGATGTACTACGTAATAGAGGAGGCATTGGATAAAGGGGCTTATGCTGCATTTTTAAGCGGTGCAGGGCCTACCATGATGGTTATGGTCGATAAAAACGCTTTAAGCCGCGTGGAAGAAGCCATAAAGAAAGTGTATAAAGATAGAGGCATGGAGTGCAGCATTTATCAGTTAAAGTGCGACAATGATGGCGCTAAAATCATATAAAGGTCTAATATTAGGCCTTTATTTTGTATCTATGCAATTTTAGCAAAAATTTTGTGATATAATTAAGGTAAATTATTCTTAAGGAGGCTATCTTATGAAAAGGCATTTATCGATTTTTATGGCATTTGTAATCGTATTGACACTTGTTTTATCTGCACCTATAGGGGCTTTTGCTGCAACAACCACACAAGACGACATAAGCAGCTATCTAAATGATTTAGGCTCATTCATGCAGTTTATAAAAGAAAATTATGCAGGCGATGTCACGTACGATCAGTTGGAACAAGGTGCTATTCAAGGCATACTATCTTCGCTTGATAAGTACAGCACGTATTTTACAAAAGATGAGATGGATTCTTTCATGGAGTCTACTTCAGGCACATTTACAGGAGTGGGCTTGGAAGTAGAAGAAAGAGGGCAGGACATAGTAGTCGTATCTACTGTAAAAGGTTCTCCAGCATATAAAGCAGGCATACAAAGCGGGTACATAGTAGAGTCTGTCGACGGTAAAGACGTAAAAGGCATGGACATCACAGACGTAACTAACCTCATAAAAGGTGATAAAGGAACAACTGTAACTATAGACTTTCTTGCAAACGGCAAGACAGTAGAGTACAAGCTTGTAAGGGATGTAATAAGCATAAATCCTGTCACATACAAGATAATAAACGGTGTTGGATACATAAGCATAAGTGAGTTTAATGGAAACACTTATGACAATGTTTCGAAGGCTCTTGACTACATGGATCAAAACGGCATAAATAAGCTTGTCATAGATTTAAGGGATAATCCTGGCGGATATCTTCAAGAGGCTGTAAATGTGGCTGGCTATTTCGTGCCGGCAGGACCTGTTGTGACAGTGGCTATGAACGGCGGAAATGAAACGTACTATTCATACTTGAAAAATCCTAAGTACAAGATAGCAGTTCTCATAAATGGAAACACTGCGTCTGCTGCGGAAATACTGGCTGGCGCAATACAAGACACAAAGGCAGGAATCCTTGTAGGGGAAAATTCCTACGGCAAAGGGACAGTGCAGGAGGTATTTCCATTTTCTGATGGCAGTGGCATGAAGCTTACAATCGCCAAGTATTTGCTTCCATCTGGCCGCTCCATAAATGGCGTAGGGCTTAAACCTGACGTGGAAGTAAAGGACAGCAGAGTGTCTTTGCCTGAACTTATATACACAAATGATGTGAAAAAAGGCGATACAGGCTACAACGTAGAGCTTTTGCAGTCGTACTTAAGCCTTTTAGGCTACTACAAAGGTGAACCAAATGGGTACTTTGGCAATGACACATACGATGCACTTATAAGTTTCCAAAAGTACGCAGGGATTCCAGTAACAGGTGTCATGGATAGAGGCACTGTCGATGCACTTTCATACTTCTACGGCTTGACACTTCAAAATGATGCACAGCTTGATAAGGCTATTGAGCTTTTAAGTCAGCAATAGATGAGAGAAAACAATTTTGATTCGTTCGCTCTCAGAGTTGAAAAGCGACTAAACTAAGGCTCGATCTTGAACTTCAGCAGGGTTCCGGGCACATTCGGCGTCCATGCCTCAAGTGCCCGTCTCAGCCATCCTTGGCTTCGACCCTGCTTTCGTTCATCGATCTCGCCAAGTTTTGTTATCGCTTTCCAACAAGTCGCTTCACTCATTCAAAATTGTTTCCATTTTTGATTGGTATTAAAAAAGTTTCACATCTTTTATAGGTTGAATATGTATTCTAAAAGATATTTCATTATTTAAAACAGGTGGTGAGACAGTGAGGATATTAGTCGCGCCTGACTCCTACAAAGGAAGCTTGTCATCGAGAGAAGTCATAGAGGCTATGGCAGAAGGCATAAGAAGGGCTGTGGATGCTGACATCATAAAAGTGCCTATAGCGGACGGTGGAGAAGGCACAATAGATGCATTGATTTTTTCATCAGGCGGGAAAATTGTGGAGGCGGAGGTAGTAGGCCCTCTTGGCAATGCAGTAAAGAGCTTTTTTGGCATATTAAAGGACGGTACGGCAGTCATAGAGATGGCTGCATCGTCTGGCTTAAACCTTGTGCCTATTGATATGAGAAATCCATTAGTCACCACTACGTACGGCGTAGGGCAGCTTATAAAAAAAGCCCTTGACGAAGGATGCCGCAGGTTCATCGTAGGCTTAGGTGGCAGCGCCACAAATGACGGCGGTGCAGGCATGATGGAAGCTTTAGGGGCAAAGCTCTTAGATGAAGACGGCAAAGACATACCTTACGGAGGAGGAAATCTTTCGAGGTTAAAGAAAATAGACGTAGATGGTTTGGATAAGAGGATATACGAAAGCAGCTTCATAGTGGCGTCAGATGTTACAAATCCCCTTTGCGGCAAAAACGGCGCATCTTACGTTTACGGTCCTCAGAAAGGCGCAACGCCTGAAATGGTAAATATCCTTGACAAGAACTTATACCACTATGCCAAAATTGTAGAAAAGACGGTTGGAAAGGATTTTAAAGATACGCCAGGTGCTGGTGCGGCTGGTGGATTAGGGTTTTCCTTGATAGCATTTTTAAATGCCAAGATAAAATCTGGCATAGAGATAGTGATGGAAGCCGCAAATATGGAGGAAAAGATAAAGTCTTGCGACATAGTCATAACAGGTGAAGGCAATACAGACTTTCAAACTGCATTTGGCAAGGCGCCGGCAGGTATAGCGAAGATAGCCCAAAAATATGGCAAGAAAGTCATAATACTTTCAGGCGGTTTAGGTCGTGGATACAAAGAGCTTTATAAAATAGGTGTTATAGCGATGTTTAGCATAGTGGATAAACCTATGACGATAGATGAAGCCATCCATGATGCCAAAAGGCTTATATCTGACAGGATGGAGGATGTAATCCGCTTATTCGTCTAATTTTTATATAAGGTAAACTAATACATACGATAATGTCTACTTATAGTAGACATTTGTTTTTTACTATTGCATTTTTTTCTTTAATAGTTTATCATATTAAATAAATATTTAAAAAGGTGTGAAGCTTATGAAAAATAGGATTCTCATGACACCGGGCCCTACTATGGTGCCTAAGGAAGTGTTGGACGTATGCCATCTTCAGCCGTATCACCATAGGACGCCGGAATATTTTAAATTATTTTCAGATCTTAATTCAAATCTTAAAAGTATATTTAAGACAAACATGGACGTATTGACATTGACGTCATCTGGTACAGGTGGCATGGAAGCCGTCGTTGCAAATCTCTTTAAAAGAGGAGATAAAGTCTTGGTGGCCAGCATAGGCCATTTTGGAGAGAGGTTTTACGATATTACAAAAGCTTACGGACTCGATTCTGATATTATCGATTTTGGTTGGGGCAATGCAGTCCGCCTTGACATTTTAGACGATGCCTTGAAAAAAGATAAGTACAAGGCTTTGATTGTGACGCAGAATGAGACGTCCACAGGCGTCACAAATGATGTAAAAGCAATAGCTGATGTTGCTAAAAAATATGGTACGCTTATCGTAGTTGATGCTGTAAGCTCATTAGGCGGCATACCTCTTGACATGGATGAATGGGGATTAGATGCGGTCATCACCTGTTCACAGAAGTGCTTGATGTCTCCGCCAGGATTAAGCTTTGTGGCTTTAAGCGAGAGGGCGTGGCAGATGGCAGAGGAGTCTGATCTTCCTAAGTATTATTTTGACCTTAAAAAAGCGAGGAAAGGCGTACAAAACGAAAAGCCGGACAACCCATATACACCAGCGGTTTCCACTGTGATGGCTGTAAAAAAAGCCACAGATATGCTTCTCAGTACAGGAATGGACACAGTATACAAAAATCAACATGCAATCGGTGAGAAGGTGAGGAAGACCGTAAAAGACATGGGGCTTAAGCTTTTCCCAGATGAGTCCATATCGTCAGATCTTTTGACGGCAATAGAAGTGCCAGAAGGGTACAAAGCAGGGGATGTAATAAACTACATGTCAGAGAAAGGCGTGCTTGTGACAGGCGGACAAGGGCATTTAAAAGGCAAGATAATTAGGATCGGCCACATGGGATATGTCACAGATGAAATGCTTGATTTGACGTTTGATGCATTAAAAAGCGCATTATCAGATTTATCTTAATTTTATTTGAGGGGGATTTATTGTGAAAGTATTGGTGACGGAGAGAATAGCCGAAAGCGGCTTGGAGTACCTTAAGAATCATGCGGATGTGGATTTTAAACTGGATCTACCACGAGAAGAACTTTTGAATATCATAGGCGATTATGATGCAATAGTCGTAAGAAGCGTTACAAATGTCGATAAAGAACTTATCTCAAAGGGAAAGAATTTAAAAGTAATAGGAAGGGCAGGCAATGGCGTCGATAATATAGACCTTTTGGCGGCGACGGAAAAAGGCATAATTGTCGTAAATACTCCTGAAGGCAACATCATATCGGCTGCAGAGCATACAATTGGGCTTATGCTATCTATTGCCAGAAACATACCGCAGGCTTATATCGGCGCAAAAAACGGCGACTTTAGGAGAAACAAGTTTAAGGGTGTAGAGTTAAGCGGAAAAACCGTAGGCATAATTGGGCTTGGCAGAATAGGATCATTAGTTGCAACAAGGCTTGCATCATTTGACATGAAAGTCATTGCTTATGACCCGTATATACCAGACAGCCGCTTTGAAAAGTTTGGCGTAAGAAAAGTATCATTTGACGAGCTTTTGCAAGAGTCGGACTTTATAACTATCCATACTCCGAAAACGGAGGAGACTATTGACATAATAAGCCATGAGGAATTTAAGAAAGTCAAAAAAGGCGTGAGAATCGTAAACTGTGCAAGAGGCGGACTAATAAATGAAGAAGCCTTGTACGACGCAGTCAAAGAAGGGATTGTGGCTGCGGCTGCCCTTGACGTGTTTAAAGTAGAACCGTCTTATGACAGGGAAAAGCAGGATTTTCACAACAAGCTTTTAGAGCTTCCGAATGTGGTAGTGACTCCTCATTTAGGAGCATCAACTGTTGAAGCTCAAAACAATGTAGGTATATCTGTAGCAAAAGAAGTGATAACGGCATTAAGCGGGAAACTTTACGGCAACATAGTAAATCTTCCGGATGTGAAAGCCGATGAATTTGGAGAATTGAAGCCGTACATGAAGCTTTGCGAAGCCATGGGTTCTCTTTACTACCAGATAAGCGATGTGCCTGCAAAAACGGTAGAGATAATATACAGGGGAGAAATATCCAGTCTAAACACAGAAGTCGTCACGCTTCACGCATTGAAAGGACTTTTAAAACCTGCTTTGAAAGAAGGCATAAGCATTGTAAATGCAAGGCTAAGAGCAAAAGAAATGGGGATAGAAGTCATAGATGGCAAGATAGAAGAAATAGATCACTATTCAAGTCTTGTCACCATAAATGTCATTGACACAAAAGGA comes from the Thermoanaerobacterium aotearoense genome and includes:
- the serA gene encoding phosphoglycerate dehydrogenase, producing MKVLVTERIAESGLEYLKNHADVDFKLDLPREELLNIIGDYDAIVVRSVTNVDKELISKGKNLKVIGRAGNGVDNIDLLAATEKGIIVVNTPEGNIISAAEHTIGLMLSIARNIPQAYIGAKNGDFRRNKFKGVELSGKTVGIIGLGRIGSLVATRLASFDMKVIAYDPYIPDSRFEKFGVRKVSFDELLQESDFITIHTPKTEETIDIISHEEFKKVKKGVRIVNCARGGLINEEALYDAVKEGIVAAAALDVFKVEPSYDREKQDFHNKLLELPNVVVTPHLGASTVEAQNNVGISVAKEVITALSGKLYGNIVNLPDVKADEFGELKPYMKLCEAMGSLYYQISDVPAKTVEIIYRGEISSLNTEVVTLHALKGLLKPALKEGISIVNARLRAKEMGIEVIDGKIEEIDHYSSLVTINVIDTKGESYKFSGTTYGDEIRIVEYLGHRVNFEPTEYMLFVKNKDVPGVIGHIGNVLGDFGINISSMHVSPNKNDGTALMIVNTDREIPIEAVESLNKLNSILRAKAVKNLI
- a CDS encoding pyridoxal-phosphate-dependent aminotransferase family protein gives rise to the protein MKNRILMTPGPTMVPKEVLDVCHLQPYHHRTPEYFKLFSDLNSNLKSIFKTNMDVLTLTSSGTGGMEAVVANLFKRGDKVLVASIGHFGERFYDITKAYGLDSDIIDFGWGNAVRLDILDDALKKDKYKALIVTQNETSTGVTNDVKAIADVAKKYGTLIVVDAVSSLGGIPLDMDEWGLDAVITCSQKCLMSPPGLSFVALSERAWQMAEESDLPKYYFDLKKARKGVQNEKPDNPYTPAVSTVMAVKKATDMLLSTGMDTVYKNQHAIGEKVRKTVKDMGLKLFPDESISSDLLTAIEVPEGYKAGDVINYMSEKGVLVTGGQGHLKGKIIRIGHMGYVTDEMLDLTFDALKSALSDLS
- a CDS encoding glycerate kinase, with translation MRILVAPDSYKGSLSSREVIEAMAEGIRRAVDADIIKVPIADGGEGTIDALIFSSGGKIVEAEVVGPLGNAVKSFFGILKDGTAVIEMAASSGLNLVPIDMRNPLVTTTYGVGQLIKKALDEGCRRFIVGLGGSATNDGGAGMMEALGAKLLDEDGKDIPYGGGNLSRLKKIDVDGLDKRIYESSFIVASDVTNPLCGKNGASYVYGPQKGATPEMVNILDKNLYHYAKIVEKTVGKDFKDTPGAGAAGGLGFSLIAFLNAKIKSGIEIVMEAANMEEKIKSCDIVITGEGNTDFQTAFGKAPAGIAKIAQKYGKKVIILSGGLGRGYKELYKIGVIAMFSIVDKPMTIDEAIHDAKRLISDRMEDVIRLFV
- a CDS encoding S41 family peptidase, coding for MKRHLSIFMAFVIVLTLVLSAPIGAFAATTTQDDISSYLNDLGSFMQFIKENYAGDVTYDQLEQGAIQGILSSLDKYSTYFTKDEMDSFMESTSGTFTGVGLEVEERGQDIVVVSTVKGSPAYKAGIQSGYIVESVDGKDVKGMDITDVTNLIKGDKGTTVTIDFLANGKTVEYKLVRDVISINPVTYKIINGVGYISISEFNGNTYDNVSKALDYMDQNGINKLVIDLRDNPGGYLQEAVNVAGYFVPAGPVVTVAMNGGNETYYSYLKNPKYKIAVLINGNTASAAEILAGAIQDTKAGILVGENSYGKGTVQEVFPFSDGSGMKLTIAKYLLPSGRSINGVGLKPDVEVKDSRVSLPELIYTNDVKKGDTGYNVELLQSYLSLLGYYKGEPNGYFGNDTYDALISFQKYAGIPVTGVMDRGTVDALSYFYGLTLQNDAQLDKAIELLSQQ
- the thrB gene encoding homoserine kinase, which gives rise to MVKSVRVRVPASTANLGPGFDCLGIALNLYNEIYMEIKGHKLEIDVEGEGILNIDRNEENLVYKAAKKIFDKANISIDGLYIKSKNGIPTGSGLGSSAAAIVGGLVAANALIGNPFNRDEILDIASSMEGHADNVSPALNGGFNVATFDGKRTYFVKKELDGNIEFLAFYPKRELLTSKARGVLPSIIEFRSAVFNVGRSSLFTASMFSGRYDLLKYASQDMLHQVYRKEFINEMYYVIEEALDKGAYAAFLSGAGPTMMVMVDKNALSRVEEAIKKVYKDRGMECSIYQLKCDNDGAKII